The Candidatus Eisenbacteria bacterium genome segment CGCCGCCACGACGTGCCTCCCTGCCGGAGGAGTCCGGCACCCCTTTTTTAGGGTAGCGCAGGCCGGGCCGCGCCACAACCGGACGGGTCTTCTCCCACCGAGTCCGCTCGGGTAGACATGCGGGGACCGAAGTGCCGGGATCTCCTGTGGCGCTCTTGGACCATGGCCAAACCGAAGGGGAGGAGCAGGAAGAGATCATGAAGGGCGATCCGAAAGTCATCAAGTTGCTCAACGAGGCTCTGACGGCGGAGCTGACCGCGATCAACCAGTACTTTCTCCACGCCGAGCTGTGCGAGAACTACGGCTACGAGATTCTCTACAAGGCGATCCGTACGGAATCGATCGACGAGATGAAGCACGCCGACTGGCTCATCGAGAGGATTCTTTTTCTCGATGGGATGCCCAATATGAGCCGCTACTTCGAGATCAAGATCGGCAGTACGGTCGATGCGATGTTCGCGAACGACCTCAAGCTCGAGAAGGACGCGATCGTCCGCCTCAACAAGGGAATCGCCCTCTGCGCCCAGGTCGGGGACAACGGATCCCGCGATCTGCTCCAGAAGATCCTGGGCGACGAGGAGAGGCATCTCGACTTCATCGAGACCCAACTCTCCCTCATCGAGCAGATCGGCATGGCGAACTACCTGAGCCAGCAGGTGGGGGCGGAGAAGGAGTAGGCTGGCTCCGGGGTCACCCCCGGGCCGAGCTGATGCGCCTTGTAGGCGTCGCCGCTTCCGTCAAGCCGGCCCGGCGGTTTCGATGGACCCCGGCCTGTCTCCTCGCCCCGCGCCGCGAACGCGAACATAGCGGGGCGAGGAGACAGGTCGGGGTCCCATGATCGGATCCGCGATCAGATCCGAGGAGATCGACTCCCCTAACTACTGCTGAACTCCCTCGATCATCAGGTCGATCATCACCTCGTCGCCCAGGACGAGCCCGCCCGCATCGAGCGTCTTGTTCCAGCTCACGCCGAAGTCCTTTCGGTTCAGCTTTCCCGTAGCGTGGAAACCGCCGCGGGTCTTGCCGTCCATGCCCGGACCGAAGCCCAGCAGATCGACAGTCAGCGTGACCGGCTTCGTCACGCCGCGCATAGTGAGATCTCCCAGAACCTCGAGACGGCCATCGGCGAGCTTCCCGACCTTCGTGCTCTTGAAGACGAGCTTCGGATGGGTCTCCGCGTCGAAGAAGTCGCCGGCGCGGAGGTGATTGTCCCTCATCTCATTGTCCGTAGAG includes the following:
- a CDS encoding YceI family protein; the encoded protein is MRDNHLRAGDFFDAETHPKLVFKSTKVGKLADGRLEVLGDLTMRGVTKPVTLTVDLLGFGPGMDGKTRGGFHATGKLNRKDFGVSWNKTLDAGGLVLGDEVMIDLMIEGVQQ
- the bfr gene encoding bacterioferritin, with the translated sequence MKGDPKVIKLLNEALTAELTAINQYFLHAELCENYGYEILYKAIRTESIDEMKHADWLIERILFLDGMPNMSRYFEIKIGSTVDAMFANDLKLEKDAIVRLNKGIALCAQVGDNGSRDLLQKILGDEERHLDFIETQLSLIEQIGMANYLSQQVGAEKE